The genomic DNA ATATAACATACACAATCCACAAATAGGTTATTTTACGAATAATATACATGCGGGGCCTATTGCATTCGTTGTCATGGCCAATAATTTTCATGTGTATGCAACCGGAGGAGCGAAAAACGGTGACAGGCAATTTGTTGCAATGGCACAAAATGCAGCAAATTTCTTGCTTACTAAACAAGGACCAAGCGGAGATGTCCGTTCAGAGATTGACGGTAAAATGTTTGCCAGCGTTGAAGAAAATATTGATTGCTATAGCGCATTCTATTATTTGTATAAAATAACCGGTGATAAGAAATACGGCATTGCTGCGCAAAAAATGAAAAAATTTCTTGAATCAATGTGGGATAATGAAAGAGGGTTCTTCTATCAAGGATTGAATTATACTGATAACGGTACATTTTATACAAATATTGAGCCGGCATATGACGCAAGCGTATGGGGGTATCTCCTATTAGGTGACAGAGGGCCGGGCGGTGAGGAATATGATAGAGGGTTGGATTTTGTTCAAAAAGAACTGCTGGTAAGTAATGATACCGGTTTTGTCCATGTGAGCAGTGACATGAGAAAGTATCGGGATGTGTTCTGGATTGATCCGACAATATGGTTTTCTATTGCGCGCCTCAAAGAAGGGAATGTTTCTCATGCACAGCTGTTTTTCAGTAATATGCTTCGGTATCAAACCGCACGCGGGGGATTTCCTCTGAATGAATGGAAAAATAGGGGGGTGGAAGGTAAAGATGCGCATTCTGATCCTGTATGGAAATTGTATCCTTTTGATGCTGTTCATCCTGCTGTGGCTGCAGTCTTTTATATGAAACTCTTGCAAAATCCGGATTTCAATATTTTTCATCCTACTCTCAGTGCAGGTAAACCAATTCCCGGCGTGACAGTAAAAGATGTCTCAAAACTTAAGAAACCTTCTCGGAAGAAAAAGGGGCGTTTATATGGCATTACCGGTGCGGTGTTTATTCCTGAGCTTATAAACGGTATCATGTCTTTATATCAATACATGATAGATCTATCGCCGTATGTATTTGGTCTTTCTCTTGCTGCAATCGGAATTTATACGGGGTGGCAGAAGAGGGGAATGATTAAAGATATCTTTGTATCGTTCAAAAGGTACTATGATGAAATAGACAAGAGTATGCTTAAGATACCGCGCCTCAATATATTAAAGCAGTATGAAGGGCTGAAAAAGAAACGCAGTTTATTCTCTTCCTCTGCTTGAGACGTTAAAAATGGGACAGTCCCGAATTTTTAAAAAAATAGGGACAGTCCCCATTTTGTTTGACAACATTCTATCCTGCTGGTAACATTTTCCTTGCTAACACGTTATAAACTATTATGAGGTGACGATATGTTACGTTTCTTGACTGCTGGTGAATCACATGGTGAATGCCTTAGCGCTATTCTTGAAGGTCTTCCTGCTGGATTAAAGATTGATGTAAAAAAAATAAATGTTGATCTTGCCAGACGCCAGTCAGGGTATGGACGTGGTGGAAGGATGGCAATCGAAAAAGACACGGTTAAGATAGTTTCTGGTCTCCGTAAGGGTGTTACTATTGGGTCTCCTATTGCGATACTTGTCAAAAATAAAGATTTTAAGATAAATGAGTTACCTAAAGTGACACATCCGCGTCCCGGTCATGCTGACCTTGTCGGTGCATTAAAATATAACAGAAGTGACGTAAGAGATATTTTGGAACGTGCAAGTGCACGCGAAACAGCTGCACGTACAGGTGTGGGTGCTCTATGTAAACAGCTTTTGGAAGAGTTTAAGATAATTCTTCTTAGCCATGTTGTTGAAATTGGTGGAGTGAAGGCGTCTACGCACCATTTAAACTATGCGAAAATTGAAAAGGCTAAAGCAAAATCTCAGCTCAATTGTGCTGATCCTGTTATAGAAAAAAGAATTATTTCATCGATCGAAAGAGCAAAAGAAGAAAAGAATACGCTTGGTGGTGTTTTTGAGGTAATAATCAGAAATGTTCCGCCAGGATTAGGCAGTTACATACAATGGAATAAAAGACTGGGTGCACGTTTGTCTTATGCTCTCATGGGTATACAGGCTATAAAGGGTGTTGAGATAGGGCTAGGATTTGATTGTGCACGCAAACTTGGATCTGACGTACATGATGAGATGTTTCTTTCCGGCAAAAACTTATTGAACGTTAAACGTAAAACAAATAATGCCGGTGGAATTGAAGGTGGAATGTCAAATGGCGAGGATATTGTTATTCGTGCTGCTATGAAACCTATTGCAACGGTTATGGAACCACTCCAATCTGTTGATATCAAAACAAAAAAGAAATGTTGTGCAGCTACTGAAAGATCTGATATTTGTGCTGTTCCCGCGGCAAGTGTTGTCGGTGAAGCTATGTGTGCATTTGTTATTGCTGAGGCACTTCTCGAAAAATTCGGTGGTGACAGTATGGATGAGGTCTCGAGAAACTATAAATCTTATGTAGGTCAAGTAAAGAAGTTCTAAAACTGTTCATAGCGGTGTGCTAATACATATGTCATTTGATAAGAATATTATATTGTTTGGTTTTATGGGTTCTGGGAAGACCGCTGTGGGTAAAGCGATCGCTCAGACCCTTGGGTTGGAACTGATTGAAATGGATGAAATTATTGTTCAGCACGAAAATAAATCCATTAATAATATCTTTAAAGAGAATGGTGAGCCATATTTTCGTCAGCTTGAGAGGCGTATCGTTAAGGAATTAGCCGAAAAAGATGGTATTGTTGTTTCTACAGGAGGCGGAGTAATATTAGACGAAGAGAACCTTAACGATTTCAGGAAAAAGGGTATTCTCTTTTCTCTGATGGTTTCCCCGGAAGTTGTCTATGAGCGAACAAAAGATGAGGCCCACCGGCCCTTATTAAATGTCCTGGAACCTATGAAGAAAATCACTGAACTATTGGAATACAGGGAAGCGTTTTATAAAAAGGCTGATCACATTATTGACACAGACACTAAAAGTGTTGAAGATGTTGCTCGTGAGGTAATAGAGCTCTATAAAGAGAATCAATAGTTATAAAATATTGGAATATATCATATGAAACAGATTAAAGTGAATCTTGATAAAAGATCGTATAAGATAATAATTGAACATGGGGTGTTGTCACGTGCTGGAGAATTGGTGTCAAAACGTGTTTCTTCTAAACGCGGTGTTATTATTACCAATAATACAGTGAGCAAGCTCTATCTTGAGAAGCTTGAAAAATCTTTTGAATCTGAAGAACTTGATTGTGAAGTGATAAAAATACCTGATGGTGAACAGTATAAGACTTTAAAAACGTGTGAAACAATTTTTGATAGAATGGTAGATGCTCGTATTGATCGAACAGGTTTTGTTGTTGCTTTGGGCGGTGGCGTTGTCGGTGATATAGCAGGTTATGTTGCATCAACCTATATGCGCGGTATTGAATTTGTTCAAATACCAACGACATTGCTTGCCCATGTTGACAGCAGTGTTGGGGGAAAAGTAGGGGTTAATCTCAAAAAAGGAAAGAATCTTGTTGGTTCATTCTACCAGCCAACGATAGTACTCATTGATCCCTCAGTATTGGAAACATTACCTGAAAGAGAATATGCTGCCGGTATCACTGAAGTAATTAAATACGGCATTATTTGGGAAAAGAGTTTTTTCTCTTATCTTGAGAGAAATATGGACAAGCTCTTAAGTCATGATAATACTGTTTTAGAAAAAGTTATAGCGGTATCGTGTGATATTAAAGCAAAAGTCGTTGAAGATGATGAACGTGAAGCAGGCTTGCGTGCAATACTGAATTATGGTCATACGGTTGGTCATGCTATTGAGTCTGCCACAAATTATAAAAAGTATTTGCATGGTGAAGCAATAAGCATCGGGATGTGTGCTGTATGCTATATGGGTATAGAACTTGGCATGATCGATAAAGAAGTATGTGAGAGGATAGAGAAGCTGCTTGTACGTGCAGGGCTTCCTGTTAAAGCTGATGGGCCAAAGGCAAGTAGTGTTATAAAACGACTTCTTTTAGACAAAAAAGTTAGACAAGGTAAAGTACGATTTGTGTTGCCTCATGAAATCGGTAGAGTGATTATATGTGAAAGTATACCTCATGAGATCGTTAAACGCTCAGTTGAAAAGGTGCTATAAATCAGTATTATAGTGCATAGATCAGGTTTAGGACGTTATTGTATATGGAAAGAAGTGAAGCCCTTTTAGTATTAAATGCTATTGATGGACTCGGTTCCCTGCGTATTAGGAAGCTTATTGAAGAGTTTGAAACACCAGAGCGTGTGTTGGCGCAAAACAAAAGTTCACTTATGCAGGTTAGTGGTATAGGAGATGTTATTGCCGGCTCTCTTATAGCATGGGAAAAATCATTTAATTTAGAAAAAGAACTGGATCTTATCTCGTCAGGTGGAGTTGCCATTGTTTCTTTTTATGATGAATCTTATCCTGCACATCTTAAAGAAATCTATGACCCACCGATTGTCTTATATGTTAAAGGGCAGTTAGATGTCTCCGGACGTCCGATGATAGGTGTTGTTGGGTCACGATGGGCATCAGTGTATGGAAAAGATACCGCAAAAAAGATATCTGCAGATTTATCTTATCGCGGTTTTATTGTTGTGAGTGGTCTTGCCCGTGGCATTGATACCAATGCTCATCAGGGGGCTCTTAACGCAAATGGTTCGACATATGCCGTTTTAGGGAACGGTTTGTCAACGGTGTATCCGCGGGAAAATAAGTCTTTGGCTGATAAAATAATTTGTGACGGAGCGCTCATATCTGAATTTCCCATGGAAACGATACCTGATAAGAAAAATTTTCCGAGGCGTAATCGTATCATTAGCGGGTTGTCTCTTGGTGTAGTTGTTGTTGAAGCGGCTAAGAGAAGCGGAGCACTTATTACTGCCCGATATGCATTAGAACATAATAGAACAGTATGTGCTGTTCCCGGGAGAATTGATATCAGGACATCAGAGGGAACAAACGAACTTATAAAAGATGGGGCCAAGGTTGTGACTCACGTACAGGATATTGTTGATGAATTTGAATATATTCTTCCTGACATTAGGAAAGTATCGCAAGAGGTAACAACAGAGAGAGCTCCGAGCGTGAATCTCACAGAAAATGAAGAACAATTATTCAGGCATATTTCAGAAGATGAAATTTCAATAGATACATTAATACAAAAATGTGGTATCGGAGCGGGTAAGGTCCTAGGAGGGCTGCTGTCATTAGAGCTTAAGAATCTTATACGTCAATTACCGGGAAAACAATTTGTGAGGATATAAATGGGAAAATCAATGGTAATAGTTGAGTCACCTGCAAAGGCAAAGACAATTAATAAATATCTCGGCAAAGACTATATTGTGAGAGCGTCAATGGGGCATGTACGTGATTTGCCTAAATCTAAGATGGGTGTTGATCTTGAAAACGGTTTTATCCCGAGCTATATTACGCTTACCCCGAGAAAAAAGATGGTTACCGCATTAAAAAAAGAATTAAAAGATGCTGATAATCTGTATCTTGCTCCTGACCCTGATAGAGAAGGGGAGGCTATTGCATGGCATCTTGCAGAAGCACTTGGTTTTGATAAGAAGAAAACGTTCCGGGTAACATTTAATGAGATTACTTCACGAGCGATCAAAGATGCTTTTATCGCTCCCCGTAAAGTTGATATGGATAAAGTTGAGTCACAGCAGGCGCGAAGGATTTTAGACAGGATTGTGGGGTATAAAATTAGTCCGCTTTTATGGAAAAAGGTTGGAAGCGGGTTAAGCGCTGGACGTGTGCAATCCGTTGCCGTGCGGATTATCTGTGACCGTGAAGCGGAGATAGAAGGATTTGTAGCGAAAGAGTATTGGTCAATTGAAGTTCTCTTAGAAAAGAAAGATGAGAAAAAAGAACAATTTTGGGCTGAATTAAAGAAAATTGAAGGTAAAAAAATTGATGTAGACAATGAAAAACATGCTCTTGATATACAAGAGGCAATTATGAAAGAAGAGTTTGTTGTAAAGGATATTAGGGAACGGCAAAAGAGAGAGAATGCATCTCCACCGTTTATTACCAGTCAGTTGCAACAGGCTGCAGTAAATAAATTCGGATGGTCTATTAATAATACAATGAGAATTGCTCAGCAGCTTTACGAAGGTCTTGATATTGGCCCGGATGGCATGACAGGTCTTATAACGTATATGAGAACTGACTCATATAACATATCGCAGCAGGCGAAAGATGAAGCAAAAGAATATATTTTAAAAAATCATGGCGATAAATATATACCGGAAAGCGAAGCTAAATATAAGAAAAAGAAGGGTGCTCAGGAAGCCCATGAATGTATTCGTCCCAGTTCAGTTTTACTGGATCCCGAGAAGATAAAACAGTATCTTTCATCTGAGCAATACAGACTATATAAACTTATATGGCAACGATTCTTAGCTAGTCAGATGGCTCCAGCGGTATATCTTATAATGGCTGTGGATATTGAGGCCGGAAAATGTCTTTTTCATGCGGGTGGTTCAACCGTGCTTTTTGATGGACATACTGTTGTTAGTAAGCATGATCAAAAGGAAGCTGAAGAAGACGCTGAATCAGCTGAATCAAAAGAGTCATCGGATAAAAAGAATAAATATTTGCCACAGCTTACCGTTGGTGAATTGCTCTCAATGATTGAGTGTAAACCTGGTCAGCATTTTACTAAGCCGCCACCACGGTATACTGAAGCGACACTTGTTCGAGCATTAGAAGAAAATGGGATCGGTCGACCAAGTACATATGCTCCTACTATTCAGACAATCATTAAACGTTCGTATGTAACAAAAGAAAAAAGATCTTTGTTTCCGACAGAACTTGGTAAATCTGTGACACAATTGCTCGTAGATCATTTTCCTCATATAGTCGAGGTTGATTTTACCGCCGAGATGGAAACATTTTTAGATAATATTGAAAAAGGAAAAATGGGCTGGCAGCGCGTTCTTGAAGATTTTTATGGTCCCTTTGCAAAAACATATGATGAAGCGGTAGAAAAAATGAAGGATGTTAAAAAAGTTGTCATTGAGACCGATGAAGTCTGTGGAAAATGCGGGAAGCCAATGGTTATTAAGTTGGGCCGTCATGGCCAGTTTATGGCCTGTAGCGGTTTCCCTGATTGTAAACATACGCGCTCTATACCCACGGGAGTTAAATGCCCTCAATGCGACGGGAACGTAGTGAAAAGAAAATCTAAAAGAGGGTCTACCTTTTACGGATGTGATCAGTATCCGAACTGTAAATATGTTTCAAAGTTTCTTAATCCACCCAAAAAAGATGAAGATGGAAATCAAGAGCAAAAACCGCAAGAAGAAGCTAGTAATCAAGAACAAAAAACACGAGAAGAAGAAAAAAAAGATGATTAGTTCTCATAGTAATGATTTTTTAAAATATTTGGATGCCGAGAAAAATGCGTCTATCCATACGATAAAGAATTATGCTGAAGATTTGAAACAATTTGAGTCTTTCCTTGAGTCGCTTTCCAAGGAGCGTAAAAAAACTCTGCTTTTGACTGATATAGATCACCTAGTATTGAGAAGATTTTTGGTGAAATTTCAATCTTATAATTATTCTAAACGAACCATTGCGCGGAAATTAGCTACGCTGCGGTCATTCTTTAAGTTTCTCGTTCGAGAGGAAGTGTTAAAGACAAGCCCAATGACAGGGATAAGTTCTCCGAAGCTGAATAAGCCGCTTCCACATTTCTTAGATGTAAATGAAGTAACAAGATTAATTGAGTCTCCTGATTGCACCGATGTTTCAGGTTT from Candidatus Ancaeobacter aquaticus includes the following:
- the aroC gene encoding chorismate synthase; amino-acid sequence: MLRFLTAGESHGECLSAILEGLPAGLKIDVKKINVDLARRQSGYGRGGRMAIEKDTVKIVSGLRKGVTIGSPIAILVKNKDFKINELPKVTHPRPGHADLVGALKYNRSDVRDILERASARETAARTGVGALCKQLLEEFKIILLSHVVEIGGVKASTHHLNYAKIEKAKAKSQLNCADPVIEKRIISSIERAKEEKNTLGGVFEVIIRNVPPGLGSYIQWNKRLGARLSYALMGIQAIKGVEIGLGFDCARKLGSDVHDEMFLSGKNLLNVKRKTNNAGGIEGGMSNGEDIVIRAAMKPIATVMEPLQSVDIKTKKKCCAATERSDICAVPAASVVGEAMCAFVIAEALLEKFGGDSMDEVSRNYKSYVGQVKKF
- a CDS encoding shikimate kinase; protein product: MSFDKNIILFGFMGSGKTAVGKAIAQTLGLELIEMDEIIVQHENKSINNIFKENGEPYFRQLERRIVKELAEKDGIVVSTGGGVILDEENLNDFRKKGILFSLMVSPEVVYERTKDEAHRPLLNVLEPMKKITELLEYREAFYKKADHIIDTDTKSVEDVAREVIELYKENQ
- the aroB gene encoding 3-dehydroquinate synthase — protein: MKQIKVNLDKRSYKIIIEHGVLSRAGELVSKRVSSKRGVIITNNTVSKLYLEKLEKSFESEELDCEVIKIPDGEQYKTLKTCETIFDRMVDARIDRTGFVVALGGGVVGDIAGYVASTYMRGIEFVQIPTTLLAHVDSSVGGKVGVNLKKGKNLVGSFYQPTIVLIDPSVLETLPEREYAAGITEVIKYGIIWEKSFFSYLERNMDKLLSHDNTVLEKVIAVSCDIKAKVVEDDEREAGLRAILNYGHTVGHAIESATNYKKYLHGEAISIGMCAVCYMGIELGMIDKEVCERIEKLLVRAGLPVKADGPKASSVIKRLLLDKKVRQGKVRFVLPHEIGRVIICESIPHEIVKRSVEKVL
- the dprA gene encoding DNA-processing protein DprA, whose amino-acid sequence is MERSEALLVLNAIDGLGSLRIRKLIEEFETPERVLAQNKSSLMQVSGIGDVIAGSLIAWEKSFNLEKELDLISSGGVAIVSFYDESYPAHLKEIYDPPIVLYVKGQLDVSGRPMIGVVGSRWASVYGKDTAKKISADLSYRGFIVVSGLARGIDTNAHQGALNANGSTYAVLGNGLSTVYPRENKSLADKIICDGALISEFPMETIPDKKNFPRRNRIISGLSLGVVVVEAAKRSGALITARYALEHNRTVCAVPGRIDIRTSEGTNELIKDGAKVVTHVQDIVDEFEYILPDIRKVSQEVTTERAPSVNLTENEEQLFRHISEDEISIDTLIQKCGIGAGKVLGGLLSLELKNLIRQLPGKQFVRI
- the topA gene encoding type I DNA topoisomerase, with protein sequence MGKSMVIVESPAKAKTINKYLGKDYIVRASMGHVRDLPKSKMGVDLENGFIPSYITLTPRKKMVTALKKELKDADNLYLAPDPDREGEAIAWHLAEALGFDKKKTFRVTFNEITSRAIKDAFIAPRKVDMDKVESQQARRILDRIVGYKISPLLWKKVGSGLSAGRVQSVAVRIICDREAEIEGFVAKEYWSIEVLLEKKDEKKEQFWAELKKIEGKKIDVDNEKHALDIQEAIMKEEFVVKDIRERQKRENASPPFITSQLQQAAVNKFGWSINNTMRIAQQLYEGLDIGPDGMTGLITYMRTDSYNISQQAKDEAKEYILKNHGDKYIPESEAKYKKKKGAQEAHECIRPSSVLLDPEKIKQYLSSEQYRLYKLIWQRFLASQMAPAVYLIMAVDIEAGKCLFHAGGSTVLFDGHTVVSKHDQKEAEEDAESAESKESSDKKNKYLPQLTVGELLSMIECKPGQHFTKPPPRYTEATLVRALEENGIGRPSTYAPTIQTIIKRSYVTKEKRSLFPTELGKSVTQLLVDHFPHIVEVDFTAEMETFLDNIEKGKMGWQRVLEDFYGPFAKTYDEAVEKMKDVKKVVIETDEVCGKCGKPMVIKLGRHGQFMACSGFPDCKHTRSIPTGVKCPQCDGNVVKRKSKRGSTFYGCDQYPNCKYVSKFLNPPKKDEDGNQEQKPQEEASNQEQKTREEEKKDD